The following coding sequences lie in one Populus trichocarpa isolate Nisqually-1 chromosome 14, P.trichocarpa_v4.1, whole genome shotgun sequence genomic window:
- the LOC18105030 gene encoding uncharacterized protein LOC18105030, translated as MRCNKHPCDLSCSVGVCASCLRERLSALIAAQVQIQQQQQIAQLAKAHHNPRAATVIDESRKSDSNSQHHQQQQQQPPPLIFPLSVSPYVSRRKSDDHSSWYAHNQHHNLRFYSTPQVGPTYTTTTTAAYKKRNKKFSLFSSLFRSRSDKFSTHSTSYRDSIEASSSSSPSWLSTIFSGRRRKQSTQLSMGYSGSVSGKPRQRLDRGMSPARGSDSEEDCENCDRSPSGSGFSPESSPGWKKTPVSQASMRRGKAGHTRNVSGLTFCLSPLVRASPNRNWSQKGGLPPELGLSGETRAPVKPHLSTAASFCANRSRKLADFGRVNHNR; from the coding sequence ATGAGGTGCAATAAACACCCGTGCGACCTCAGCTGCAGCGTGGGCGTATGCGCTTCTTGCCTCCGAGAACGCTTGTCTGCATTAATCGCCGCCCAGGTTCAaatacagcagcagcagcagatagCACAATTAGCAAAGGCACATCataacccacgcgccgccacaGTAATAGACGAAAGCCGTAAATCAGATTCTAATTCTcaacatcatcaacaacaacaacaacaacctccTCCTCTGATATTTCCCCTCTCTGTTTCTCCTTACGTTTCTCGCCGTAAATCTGACGACCACTCCTCCTGGTACGCCCACAACCAACACCACAACCTCCGTTTCTACAGCACTCCTCAGGTGGGCCCTACCTACACCACCACAACAACCGCAGCGTATAAGAAGCGAAACAAAAAGTTCTCGCTTTTCTCCAGTCTATTCAGGTCCAGATCCGACAAGTTCAGTACACACTCTACTAGCTATCGTGATTCCATAGAAGCATCATCGTCTTCTTCCCCTTCTTGGTTATCAACAATCTTCTCCGGTCGTCGGAGAAAGCAATCAACGCAATTATCCATGGGATACTCCGGCTCGGTTAGTGGAAAGCCTCGACAGAGGTTAGATCGAGGAATGTCGCCAGCGAGAGGCTCGGATTCTGAAGAGGATTGTGAGAATTGCGATCGGTCACCTTCAGGGAGCGGCTTCTCGCCGGAGTCTTCGCCAGGGTGGAAGAAGACACCAGTCTCTCAGGCTTCCATGCGGCGAGGGAAGGCGGGACACACTAGGAACGTGTCTGGATTGACGTTTTGCTTGAGTCCTCTTGTGAGGGCGAGTCCTAACCGGAATTGGAGCCAGAAGGGAGGATTGCCGCCTGAATTGGGACTTTCTGGTGAGACTAGGGCACCGGTAAAGCCGCATCTGTCTACTGCGGCCTCGTTTTGCGCGAACCGGTCGAGGAAGCTTGCCGATTTTGGAAGAGTCAATCACAACCGTTAA
- the LOC7492772 gene encoding probable purine permease 11 isoform X2, translating into MEDNEEPILNKVENTVALQSLLFKLQRWQWWLLVAINIFFLVAGQSAAVLLGRFYYDQGGNSKWIATVIQTAGFPILFIPLFLLPSDKEPLASYTSSPSVRTLASIYLVLGVIIAGDNYLYSLGLSYLSASTYSLICASQLAFNAVFSYFINSQKFTALILNSVIILSFSSALIAVNDDSGGPSGVSKWKYFLGFLATLGASAIYSLLLSLMQLSFQKVIKKETFSVVLEMQIFTSIVATCVSVAGLFASGEWKTLHGEMQSFGKGSVSYVLTLVWTAVTWQVCSVGVVGLIFVVSSLFSNVISTVALAVSPIAAVIVFHDKMNGVKIIAMLLAVWGFASYTYQNYLDDSKLRKAQSNVTETRNNSVC; encoded by the exons ATGGAAG ATAATGAAGAGCCAATCTTGAACAAGGTTGAAAATACCGTAGCCCTACAATCGCTGTTATTCAAACTCCAGCGCTGGCAATGGTGGCTCCTGGTGGCAATCAACATTTTCTTCCTCGTCGCAGGACAGTCTGCTGCTGTTCTATTGGGTAGATTTTATTATGATCAGGGTGGAAATAGTAAATGGATTGCAACTGTTATTCAGACTGCTGGTTTTCCAATTCTTTTCATTCCACTCTTCCTGCTTCCTTCAGATAAGGAACCTTTAGCCTCTTATACTTCGTCTCCTTCAGTTAGAACACTTGCCTCGATATACTTGGTTCTCGGGGTGATTATAGCTGGTGATAACTATTTGTATTCTTTGGGGCTGTCGTATCTATCTGCTTCAACCTATTCACTAATCTGTGCGTCCCAGTTAGCATTTAATGCCGTGTTCTCATACTTCATCAATTCTCAGAAGTTCACAGCTTTAATTCTCAATTCTGTgattattctctctttttcatcTGCTCTAATTGCTGTCAATGATGATTCGGGAGGACCGTCAGGAGTCTCTAAGTGGAAGTACTTCCTTGGATTCCTTGCCACTCTTGGTGCTTCCGCAATTTACTCTCTTTTGCTTTCGCTCATGCAGCTTTCGTTTCAGAAGGTCATAAAAAAGGAAACATTTTCTGTGGTTTTAGAAATGCAGATTTTCACATCTATTGTTGCCACTTGTGTTTCTGTGGCGGGTCTTTTTGCTAGCGGGGAATGGAAGACTTTGCATGGAGAAATGCAGAGTTTTGGTAAGGGAAGTGTCTCGTATGTGTTGACTCTAGTCTGGACTGCAGTTACTTGGCAGGTTTGTTCTGTTGGTGTTGTGGGCTTGATTTTTGTGGTATCTTCACTCTTCTCCAATGTGATCAGTACTGTTGCATTGGCTGTATCTCCTATTGCTGCAGTTATAGTTTTCCACGACAAGATGAATGGTGTGAAGATAATTGCTATGCTTCTGGCTGTTTGGGGTTTTGCCTCTTATACTTATCAGAATTATCTTGATGATTCTAAGTTGAGGAAGGCACAGAGTAATGTTACCGAAACCCGTAACAATTCTGTGTGTTGA
- the LOC7492772 gene encoding probable purine permease 11 isoform X1, with amino-acid sequence MEVTDNEEPILNKVENTVALQSLLFKLQRWQWWLLVAINIFFLVAGQSAAVLLGRFYYDQGGNSKWIATVIQTAGFPILFIPLFLLPSDKEPLASYTSSPSVRTLASIYLVLGVIIAGDNYLYSLGLSYLSASTYSLICASQLAFNAVFSYFINSQKFTALILNSVIILSFSSALIAVNDDSGGPSGVSKWKYFLGFLATLGASAIYSLLLSLMQLSFQKVIKKETFSVVLEMQIFTSIVATCVSVAGLFASGEWKTLHGEMQSFGKGSVSYVLTLVWTAVTWQVCSVGVVGLIFVVSSLFSNVISTVALAVSPIAAVIVFHDKMNGVKIIAMLLAVWGFASYTYQNYLDDSKLRKAQSNVTETRNNSVC; translated from the exons ATGGAAG TTACAGATAATGAAGAGCCAATCTTGAACAAGGTTGAAAATACCGTAGCCCTACAATCGCTGTTATTCAAACTCCAGCGCTGGCAATGGTGGCTCCTGGTGGCAATCAACATTTTCTTCCTCGTCGCAGGACAGTCTGCTGCTGTTCTATTGGGTAGATTTTATTATGATCAGGGTGGAAATAGTAAATGGATTGCAACTGTTATTCAGACTGCTGGTTTTCCAATTCTTTTCATTCCACTCTTCCTGCTTCCTTCAGATAAGGAACCTTTAGCCTCTTATACTTCGTCTCCTTCAGTTAGAACACTTGCCTCGATATACTTGGTTCTCGGGGTGATTATAGCTGGTGATAACTATTTGTATTCTTTGGGGCTGTCGTATCTATCTGCTTCAACCTATTCACTAATCTGTGCGTCCCAGTTAGCATTTAATGCCGTGTTCTCATACTTCATCAATTCTCAGAAGTTCACAGCTTTAATTCTCAATTCTGTgattattctctctttttcatcTGCTCTAATTGCTGTCAATGATGATTCGGGAGGACCGTCAGGAGTCTCTAAGTGGAAGTACTTCCTTGGATTCCTTGCCACTCTTGGTGCTTCCGCAATTTACTCTCTTTTGCTTTCGCTCATGCAGCTTTCGTTTCAGAAGGTCATAAAAAAGGAAACATTTTCTGTGGTTTTAGAAATGCAGATTTTCACATCTATTGTTGCCACTTGTGTTTCTGTGGCGGGTCTTTTTGCTAGCGGGGAATGGAAGACTTTGCATGGAGAAATGCAGAGTTTTGGTAAGGGAAGTGTCTCGTATGTGTTGACTCTAGTCTGGACTGCAGTTACTTGGCAGGTTTGTTCTGTTGGTGTTGTGGGCTTGATTTTTGTGGTATCTTCACTCTTCTCCAATGTGATCAGTACTGTTGCATTGGCTGTATCTCCTATTGCTGCAGTTATAGTTTTCCACGACAAGATGAATGGTGTGAAGATAATTGCTATGCTTCTGGCTGTTTGGGGTTTTGCCTCTTATACTTATCAGAATTATCTTGATGATTCTAAGTTGAGGAAGGCACAGAGTAATGTTACCGAAACCCGTAACAATTCTGTGTGTTGA
- the LOC18105031 gene encoding acyl carrier protein 1, mitochondrial: MALRAAVLRHVRVAVQTRELKSNPWAPSGSIRLMSSHDDHLTKEEVAERVLSVIKSFPKVDPSRVTPEVHFQKDLGLDSLDNVEIVMALEEEFKLEIPDKEADRIDSCNLAIEYIHNHPLAS, from the exons ATGGCACTGAGAGCAGCCGTGTTACGCCACGTCCGGGTGGCGGTGCAAACCCGGGAACTCAAATCAAATCCGTGGGCTCCGTCCGGTTCGATCCGGTTAATGTCGTCACATGATGACCATCTAACCAAGGAAGAGGTGGCCGAAAGAGTCCTCTCTGTTATCAAGAGCTTCCCTAAAGTCGATCCCTCCAGG GTGACTCCGGAAGTACATTTCCAGAAAGATCTGGGATTGGATAGCTTGGACAACGTGGAGATTGTAATGGCTCTAGAGGAGGAGTTCAAGCTTGAAATTCCGGACAAGGAAGCTGATAGGATTGACTCTTGTAACCTTGCCATTGAATACATTCATAACCATCCACTGGCCAGTTGA
- the LOC18105032 gene encoding putative invertase inhibitor, producing the protein MPTFSYCLLLLFLPLLFCTFHANIAQNLIPETCKKCAANDPNLSYNFCVTSLQASNRSQCDNLRGLGMMSIKLIKYNVTNTRHYVKNLLKNKKMDPFIRACLNDCLDLYSDAIPTLKQAMIDYKSKHYKDANIEVSSVIDAATTCEDGFEEKEGAVSPLTKRNNDTFQLSAIALALINML; encoded by the coding sequence ATGCCCACCTTCTCTTActgtctcctcctcctcttcctccctCTACTCTTCTGTACTTTCCATGCCAATATTGCTCAGAATCTCATCCCTGAAACTTGCAAGAAATGTGCAGCAAATGATCCGAACCTTAGCTACAACTTCTGTGTAACTTCTCTTCAAGCATCCAATCGCAGCCAGTGTGATAACCTTCGTGGGCTTGGCATGATGTCCATCAAGTTAATCAAATACAACGTGACCAACACAAGGCACTACGTGAAGAATCtcttgaagaacaaaaaaatggaCCCCTTCATTAGGGCATGCTTAAATGATTGCCTTGATCTTTATTCTGACGCCATCCCTACCCTCAAGCAGGCCATGATTGATTACAAGTCTAAGCACTATAAGGATGCCAATATCGAAGTAAGTTCAGTCATCGATGCCGCCACAACCTGTGAAGATGGATTCGAGGAGAAAGAAGGTGCAGTTTCAccattaacaaaaagaaataatgataCTTTTCAGTTGTCCGCTATAGCGCTTGCGCTCATCAACATGCTCTAA
- the LOC18105033 gene encoding protein TRIGALACTOSYLDIACYLGLYCEROL 4, chloroplastic, translating into MANLRTAMDSQFWDQPISSSQTLEGCAYSIPGDPFPLEVTRASKALRVQQLSVLGNGFPLGTIPSFSPTSTKDLGAFSLQSLFLKLATSNSWLGLIGQFRPKKLISSIKGEFTNADEFEWPAFKDVAKHVFDKSIYSLGLFSQISLSSSSVLLSTERHGDKRRPRYKMMLWHELPDHDITLEAAWPGLFLDHKGKYWDVPESISLDMSSLPSESGFQYRIGVHKNGGHPQPVNTLNGEVPCALMPGLCAKAAFSYEKRKDFWRQKDKVDDTAVKTDKGKVWHPSFDMRLREPHSAISGIIGGTSVAWFGGSESSPSTESHVDMDTSIGTKKRSPLNANLFGSVCYTFQHGRFTKLYGDLTRVDARLDICSASAVAKRVFNIFRRSSFSNADNPLSSPKLSLILQQQVAGPIMVRVDSKFSLGSSSGKQGPHVEDLICSLSYSLRLLRSGKVVAWYSPKRKEGMVELRLFEF; encoded by the exons ATGGCTAACTTGAGGACGGCTATGGACTCACAATTCTGGGACCAACCCATTTCTTCCTCACAAACCCTAGAAGGTTGTGCTTACTCCATTCCTGGAGACCCATTTCCTCTTGAAGTCACCAGAGCCAGCAAAGCCCTTAGAGTTCAACAACTCTCTGTTTTAGGAAATGGCTTCCCTCTTGGCACCATTCCCTCTTTCTCTCCTACTTCGACCAAGGACCTTGGCGCTTTTTCTCTCCAGTCTCTCTTCCTCAAACTCGCCACCTCTAACAG TTGGCTAGGATTAATTGGCCAATTTAGACCAAAGAAGCTGATTTCTTCTATTAAAGGAGAATTTACTAATGCTGATGAATTTGAATGGCCTGCATTTAAAGATGTAGCTAAGCATGTTTTTGACAAGTCGATTTATTCCCTTGGTTTATTCTCACAAATCTCCTTGTCTTCATCTTCTGTGTTGCTAAGCACAGAAAGGCATGGTGACAAGAGGAGACCACGCTACAAGATGATGCTCTGGCATGAG CTTCCTGATCATGATATAACTTTGGAGGCTGCGTGGCCTGGGCTATTTCTTGACCACAAAGGGAAATACTGGGATGTTCCTGAGTCAATATCCTTGGATATGTCATCCCTTCCCTCTGAATCTGGGTTCCAATACCGCATTGGTGTACACAAAAACGGCGGTCATCCTCAGCCTGTTAACACCTTAAATGGTGAGGTACCCTGTGCTTTGATGCCTGGATTATGTGCGAAGGCTGCCTTTTCTTATGAAAAGAGAAAGGATTTTTGGAGGCAAAAAGACAAAGTTGATGATACTGCGGTGAAGACAGATAAGGGAAAGGTTTGGCACCCGTCATTTGATATGCGCCTTAGGGAACCTCATTCTGCAATATCTGGGATTATTG GTGGCACCTCTGTGGCCTGGTTTGGGGGCAGTGAAAGCTCCCCATCTACAGAATCGCATGTTGATATGGACACTTCAATTGGCACAAAGAAGAGAAGTCCATTAAATGCCAATCTGTTTGGCTCAGTTTGCTATACTTTTCAGCACGGGAGGTTCACTAAGCTATATGGTGATCTAACTAGGGTAGATGCTCGCCTGGATATCTGTTCAGCTTCTGCAGTTGCTAAAAgggttttcaatattttcagaCGTTCTTCCTTTAGTAATGCAGACAATCCACTGTCTTCTCCAAAGCTTAGTCTGATCCTCCAACAGCAG GTTGCAGGTCCAATTATGGTTCGGGTTGATTCAAAGTTTTCACTTGGTTCTTCCTCTGGGAAACAAGGCCCGCATGTCGAGGATCTCATATGCAGCTTGAGTTACTCATTGAGGCTTTTACGCTCTGGGAAGGTTGTTGCTTGGTAttctccaaaaagaaaagaggggaTGGTTGAGTTGCGCTTGtttgagttttaa
- the LOC18105034 gene encoding 10 kDa chaperonin 1, chloroplastic: protein MASTFVTVPTTRPFLSVNKTNALSLSQLKLAGLKRNSLRINAISKKWEPTKVVPQADRVLIRLEDLPEKSSGGVLLPKSAVKFERYLMGEVLSVGAEVGEVEAGKKVLFSDINAYEIDLGTDAKHCFCKAGDLLAVVE, encoded by the exons ATGGCGTCTACATTTGTTACTGTACCAACAACAAGACCCTTCCTGTCGGTAAACAAAACcaacgctctctctctctctcagctcAAACTCGCAG GACTGAAGAGGAATTCTTTGAGGATTAATGCGATTTCCAAGAAATGGGAACCCACTaag GTTGTTCCACAAGCTGATAGAGTTCTTATCCGTCTCGAGGACCTTCCTGAG AAATCGTCCGGTGGAGTTTTGTTGCCCAAATCAGCTGTTAAATTTGAGCGGTATCTAATGGGGGAG GTTTTGTCTGTTGGTGCTGAGGTTGGGGAAGTGGAGGCAGGAAAGAAG GTTCTTTTCTCGGACATCAATGCTTATGAG ATTGATTTGGGAACAGATGCTAAGCATTGCTTTTGCAAAGCTGGTGATTTGTTGGCCGTCGTGGAGTGA
- the LOC18105035 gene encoding LOW QUALITY PROTEIN: endoglucanase 13-like (The sequence of the model RefSeq protein was modified relative to this genomic sequence to represent the inferred CDS: inserted 1 base in 1 codon): MRVETTLFFNYGAALAKSLLYYEAQRSGKLPPNQRVQWSGDSGLKDGSDAQIDLVGGYYDAGDNVKFGFPMAFTVTMLAWSTVEFQSQLEAKNELSNALDAIKWGTDYFIKAHPQPDVLYGEVGDGDSDHSCWERPEEMTTPRTTFKIDDQHPGADLAAETAAALAAASIAFKPSNPTYATELINHAKQLFGFARXYPGQYQNSIPVAGKFYSSSGYEVITNILMNK, from the exons atgaGAGTTGAAACAACGC ttttttttaattatggagCAGCACTTGCTAAATCTTTGTTGTATTATGAAGCTCAACGCTCTGGAAAACTGCCTCCTAACCAGAGAGTGCAATGGAGTGGAGATTCTGGGCTTAAAGATGGCAGCGATGCTCAA ATCGATCTAGTAGGAGGATACTATGATGCAGGAGATAATGTAAAGTTTGGATTTCCAATGGCATTTACTGTGACAATGCTTGCATGGAGCACTGTCGAATTCCAATCCCAGCTAGAGGCCAAAAATGAACTCTCAAATGCCCTGGACGCCATCAAATGGGGCACAGATTACTTCATCAAAGCCCACCCTCAGCCAGACGTCCTTTATGGTGAAGTAGGTGATGGTGATTCCGATCATTCTTGTTGGGAGAGACCGGAGGAAATGACCACTCCGAGGACTACTTTTAAGATTGATGATCAACACCCTGGTGCTGATCTTGCAGCTGAGACTGCTGCCGCCTTGGCTGCTGCATCTATTGCTTTCAAACCTTCTAACCCTACATATGCAACTGAATTAATAAATCATGCAAAACAG CTCTTTGGGTTTGCTC AATACCCTGGTCAATACCAAAACAGCATCCCTGTGGCTGGAAAATTCTACTCCAGCAGTGGATATGAGGTAATTACAAATATATTGATGAACAAgtga
- the LOC7494147 gene encoding uncharacterized protein LOC7494147, which translates to MMVAKKHCCCCEWKWIVLCQLFLATVVCSSHHGNPANDLVDIINKNRTSQKLPQLNDNPGLGCMALQYVELCKGNCTSNGVVNCKPPEDDFTEVFGPNCGVELPTFGTVTGHIVGCQPKYLEPSPAFSHVLVKDSKALSIIRNKSHTEVGVGLVGAHKGSFFWCILFSDGKTNSTFILEDNGEGIKQKKGCFSGSTFPCSSGQRIPVFLNNVLALVLLRISLLQHWYPTW; encoded by the exons ATGATGGTGGCGAAGAAGCATTGTTGTTGCTGTGAATGGAAGTGGATTGTACTTTGCCAGCTATTCCTAGCCACTGTTGTTTGCTCCAGTCACCATG GGAACCCTGCGAATGATCTTGTTGATATCATCAATAAGAACCGAACATCCCAGAAACTCCCACAGCTGAATGACAATCCTGGTCTTGGCTGCATGGCTCTGCAATATGTTGAATTATGCAAGGGAAACTGTACTAGCAATGGTGTTGTGAATTGCAAGCCACCTGAAGATGACTTTACTGAGGTTTTCGGTCCAAATTGTGGCGTAGAGCTGCCCACATTTGGCACCGTAACTGGCCATATTGTAGGTTGTCAACCCAAGTACCTTGAGCCATCACCAGCCTTTTCCCATGTTCTGGTTAAGGACAGTAAAGCTTTATccataataagaaataaatcgCATACAGAAGTGGGAGTAGGCTTGGTTGGGGCTCATAAAGGTTCCTTCTTTtggtgtattttatttagtgatgGCAAGACAAATTCCACTTTTATTCTTGAAGATAACGGCGAAGGGATCAAGCAAAAGAAGGGGTGCTTTAGTGGAAGCACTTTTCCATGCAGCAGTGGACAGAGGATCCCTGTGTTTCTTAACAATGTTTTGGCCTTAGTTCTTCTACGTATTAGTCTGCTACAACACTGGTATCCAACTTGGTaa